TCAGTCAGGTTCGGAATCTGCTTCTAGTGAAGGTTCTACTGCTAAATCAATACAGTATCAGGTTATGGATAAAGTCCTTGGCTCGAGGTCTGATTATCAAATAGGAGTGGGATACAGGCCTAGAGGCAAAGGGAAGAAATCAGCATCTAGCTCCACAAGTCGAAGTTCAAGCCAAACTCAGTCACAAGTTCCTACTAATGTGACTCCAGAGATGATGGGAGTTTTGGCTGAGATGTGGGTTAAGATGCGTGATAAGGTCGAGTCAGGAAATTTTCAGACTGATTCTTCCCTCCATGACCCACGCTATGAAAGTTTATTGCAGCAGTTCTTACCTTCTCAACAACAAGGTAGTACATCCAATCAAAGCCCGGGGACGTCGTCGATGCCACAGCAACTACAACAAAATTCTCCAAACATATCTGGTGGTTCCTCTCAGTCGccactttttaattatatgtttggacttTCTTCCCAGTTTCCTCAGACACAACCTATGGGAAGTCAGTTTGGAGGAttaccgcagcagcagcaacagcaacaacaacctATGTACAGTCAATTTGGGTCGTTCATGCAGCAGCAGCCGGTATATCCTCATTATGGAGGATCGACACAGCAACCCGTTTATAATCAGCAGTACTACACTTCTCCGAATCAACAACAGCAGCAGTCTCCTTTGATTCGCCCACAGCCTCGGCCATATTATCCTTCGCCGCTAGCATCACAGTCTCATGAAGGTTTGAGTCGAAGCACGAATGTTGAAGATTTTttaaatgaaacttttgatgaagacaataataattagtttaggttttattatttattattaaatttattttgtaaagacaattttagtattttaaagttgtatttttaatttggatattaatttaaataatattgattttatttctaaatttttttagttataagtttagttatttaatattaattatatataatttataaaaattaattttttttaaatatgatttacaattaccggcggattattaccggcggaaacCGCCAGTAATAATGTATCAGACGTTAATTCTGACCAAATTATTACCGGCGGGAGCCTAATTCCGCCGGTAATAACGACTTTTACCGATCGATTTGTACCGGCGGAGACCGCCGGTAAAAGTATTACCAACGGCTTTATTGACTATTGCCGGCGGTTTTCTCTACCGGTAATAGCTGATTTTCCTGTAGTGAAAAGagtcgcgagtcctaaaaacttttttagggctcgcaaagctttttttgtagtagtgttagttGTTTTGTGGTCGCGCACAAGAAGGTAAATAAGATAAGGAAAAGTAGTAAAAATGTATATTGGATCAACAGGCATTGTATCTTGTTTTTGGTAGACTTCCATGTATATATTGTTTTTCTGATGCACCTTGCCTATAGTTATGTTGTAGATTCTCCTTGCCTTGTTTTTTTGTGTATTTTCTTTTCTGTCTAAATCTTATATCTTTATGTAAATAGTTGTGTTTTGTTGAGCAACGATTTTCAGATGAATTTTTGGGTTGTTAATTGGTATAATTTATCAAATCTCTCATacgaaaaagaaaattaaataaagaaTTTTCCACATCAAATATTGCTTTAACATTAATAATTTTTAGTTGGAGAgtatattttgtttttctttttaagaGTTTTTTATCTTATTATGGCAATCTAGTGATCGAAAGATATTCATATTCTTAAAAAGAGAAGTATATGATTTTGTTATTTAAATGACATTTAAAGAAAGAAGAAAATTAGGTAGCAAATTTGTTCAAAAATGTTAGAGAGAGAGACGTACATGTTTAGCAGTATAGATATTGTACTATTACGAGTACGTATATAGCCCCCCATTCCCATATGTTGTTAGCTAGACATATCACATGCGCTATCGTTACAAAGTAGCTCACCAATTATGTATAGTCatttttcatattaataaagatAGGTAGCTACCTATAGGTACCCGATTTGAATTTTTGGCTGTCTAGCTAACTTATTAATTAATCATTAAGAATTgtgattttcttggataaaatATCTTTACGTTAAAGACTAATTTTTCTAATACGTACATGCAGAAGAGTATGTATAATAAGAACCAAATTTATGGGGTTAATTTTAGGAAAGTATATTTAGTAAATTTAGAGATCGTTCGAGACCAATTTATCAAGATGATCACTATTTTAACAAATAAGGAGATTTACTTTGTTCACCTTGAATTGAAGCTACAACCTCTCCTCTCCTCTCCTAATACAATAAGCTTGGTGCTTGGAGACAAGCCCCGttttggagtaaatatttactccGCGCGCGTTCTATAGAGGAGACAAGATCAACTATGTAGTCATAAGCTTGGGTCCAAATTTTCTTCTATTATTTCTGATTTAACAAGCATGCCAGAGAAAAGACATGCAAAATGTTTCCCTTTTCAATAACAAGATCCGCGCGAACTCATTCAAAAACATAGGTCAAGTCAATATTTATTTTACAACGGTATCTCGCACGTTAGATAATTCTTCCtagtaaaagtatatctatattCTATACATACGATGGGAAATACAACGTACGAACATTATTAATAATTCATGACCTCGTGATCATACAATCGATATGATAttgttagatatatatatatatatattgtctcaTGAAACTAATTGAAACCTATCTAGCTAGCTAGATGTGACTTTGTACGTGTATGATCTTCGAAAATTTATTGAAAAGATGCCCCCATTCCTAATTATATATGGATATATGTAAATGGGCGAAAGCTGGCCCAAGAGTATATGTCTTTCCTaaatttttttatcataattagtaattatatgttaaaaataatattatattaaattaaatatagtatCAAATTAATTATATGTACACCCTCAATTTACAAATTCACAAttactaattaaaaaaatttagataATTAACTTTGTAGGAAATGACTATTTTGAACATTATTTCACTATATATTGGcgagaatttaaaaaaaatatttagagaatgtataaatatcaaaatatacataaaaaatagtaaattttaaaatttagaggacataaatatcaaaatttatataaaaaaaatactaaattgtAAAGTTTAGAGGGTATAAATATACTgtcaaaatttacataaaaatgaCTAAGttgtaaaattaatattaaactctttttttaaagaaaaaaaaaacagtgtgGGCAGCCAACCCTAGGCTTCATCTAGTTCCCATAGTGTATACACATATACACTCATAATACATATTACTCtaaattttcttcattttttttctctcttgttCAATACTATTTAATTAGCAGAATTTACATGGTACTATATGACTTTTTTGTCATATTTCAATTAATATATGAGAATATAAATTTGTTATTATGTTTCTACgatttttattttatactttttaaAACATATAGGATTATTAATTATGTATAAATAAAATTGTAGAAATACGTCATAATTAGTATCATAACTAGAAAGCATAACCGCACTCGCACAGTCTTTTttctaataattaaaaaatatatatttttaaatttttttgggatATGCATGGTAGAGATTTCTTTTCACCCTACCTGTACAACATGCTCCTTATATGAACACGTGAGAGCGTCTTGAccgaaatatttttttttcatgatggtATTCATTGTATAGCGAAAACATCCTGCATGTTttcaaaaaatacttaattattaaaGTGTTGAAATATCAAACAGTTTGTTGTACAtgtcattttatttattattattatttatgcgctttgcgtgattttttttttataaaaaatcttaattatgtataagaaaatttatgttttttgtaagAGTTATTTTGACCGATTGCTCATTTgaactctttatttttttttttaaaataacttttaGATTTCAAGTTTTGTAAAAATgctaaaaataggaatagataaatcgataatttgaacattgaattttggccgattaccctttttgaacttttatttttaaaaattaatctttgcaccatgtatttattcaaaatgtaaaaaattatttatataaattaagTTTTCTAAaaggttcacaccattttgaaccttgtatttcagccgattacccgtttggagtttttatttttaaaaattaacctatagacctcgtgttttgtcaaaaggctAAAAAATGATTATACccttttggaccatgtattttgtctcattacctgtttggaccctttattttgaGAAATTGCTTTTTGGATCTTGCGtattgtaaaatggttcaaatagacccctaaactcaattttggtcaaagttttttgaataaaaatcacaaataattcatcaaactactaattaaaaacaaagaaaaatcatTATGCAATCACCAGTTACATGTTGAGTTAGTGAAAGGTTAGTTTGAACACTATGTAGAAATCCATGTTGAAAATTTTATTTCAATGTTAAATAATCAAACATGAGAAGACAGTTCACTCCTTCCATTTGTGCTTGCATATtacatatattttattaataaaaaataagggGGAAACTGGGATAAGAAACTACATTTTTATTGCTAAATACTCAGCCAAAGATTTAGAAATGACATATATCTCACCGGAGCCGTATGTCTAAAACATGTATCATAGGGAAAAGAAATTAGACACTAAAACATGAGAGTTTGATGACAAATAGTAACATATGAAATTGAGTTAGTCATATTAAAGAATAAGAATCATCATATCTTTCTATTCCAGGACAATTAATTTCATTTATATAATAGTTAGGTGTAGAAAAAGACCCAAAGAAAGTGAAAATGAGCCAAAAAAAGTTATTGGTGAAGAATgagtttcaacaaaaaaaaatacacacacaAGCAATACAATAAAAGAAGGGACAATGAAAGAAAACGAAAAAACATACAATATACAAAAGAAGAAGTAACTCTAGAAATTAACTATACAATAGAATCTACCGGTTCAAAGCTGCAATGAACAATCGATATATTTTAGTAACATTAGATATAGTTGTCAAGCCTCAAGTATAATATGAACAAATTGAATTTAAAGGTTAGATTTATACATATTTGGATAGCTTAGATAAtttggtttttttcttttttaattattaactaataattataaatttgaaaaaacaagaattaaaaaatatgaaagaAAATTGAATTAACGTTGGATTTatagatattttagtttttttttttttaattaataactaataatcataaatttaaaaaaataaaaataaaaaaatatgaaaattttataaaatagaaaAAGTGTTTTTGATCCATTTTAAAGTGTCACACCATCTCCttgctctcctttatataaatatatagattaagttgtattatttttaaaactttatttGTTATTCTAATAATTtaatactaatttttttatttataaatttgttCACATCTTAATATAAAGTATTTTAATATTCATgtttattattttgaatttttttataaaaaaaataggtgATTTAATATagcttcttctttttctttactcatttcccttattttattaaccttcatcttcttctcttttttttctctgTTCTCCATTTTTAGCTATTAATTTCATTGGGTATATTAGAGAATTAGTTGATCTGTAATTCCAGAAAGAAAAATAGAGGATTACAATAGATTTATGGGTTAAATATtattagatctgaaaaaaaaattccTGAAATATGTAAAATCTTGTCAGGGTAATCaattattattttctctattttacAGTAGTATTCAAttacaatatttttcaatttgagAGTGGTAACGAGTTACAagtgtgaaactaaaagaaataaCTTTTCATATTCTTATTgtttaatatttcaaataaaaaaaaaacaagacaaTTTTAAATTCATAATTTAACCCATAGAAATAGATTGTTATTAAAGTCTCAATTCTTTTAACATAATTGTAGATTGATTAACATTGATATATTGGGGATAACATAAAATAATCGAAATTATGGATGAAAGTTAATAATATGTGGTTGCATGAGAAATTATGTATTGGTGTGTAATGAGAGTATTAAGGTGGTTGATGTGTAATGAGAGAAAAGAAGAATGATAaaccaatattatatatatatatggagtaGTAAGTTCTAGAAAATTTTCCGTTTGGGAAAAATACATTAAAAACTGTTAAATATTAATTGATATTTGGGGGCCTGAAGGTAGTATTCATTTAAGGAAAACAAAGAAGTATATATCACAAAAATACATGACGTTGTAGtttcaaaaaacaaaaaacaaaaaaaagcatTAATTTTGCATGGAAACATATAATTGATATCTTCACCATCCAAACTTTTATTAAGTTCGGGCAGTATCGTTATTTGAGCTCGACAAATTAATCGAAAATGGGGGGCCGGTTTGGGATAGTTGAAAGATAATAAGTGCTTCAAAATAAATTTTACACCACATGCACCTTCATCATTAACTACAGCTTTACCTATCTAATAAAGAATATTCAAAGCTCCTACAACAACTTCCTTTAATTTCCATGACAACACTCTGCTCAATCAAACAACCGCATTTCTTTAAACAAAGCTAACCGAATAAATATCTTATATAATTTTCTACCTAAAAAAACATATGTAATAAGAAAGAATATGGAGAGTAATGGGATCGTACAATTTTTCTTCTAAATCAAAATTATTTATCTCTACCCTAGTTTCACAAAAGTTGTGAAAGATTCTTTATGTATTTATACTCTGAACGAGTAATAAGTAAATACTAATGtcgaaatatatttattttattttctttaaactaaTGCATTAATGAAAGTTAGTAACTTATCTTATTATACAACAAAACAACTTTAATGGATTTGTAAATTTGGACTCAGATTGTGggaattgttatatatatatatgagaattctcctaggggtttcactttaagccttatcggtggggctctcagtattCTCGACCCGTAAACAATTTTCGgtgtgatttttttatgaccttgtatattatagctatttagagcatcctgcaaattttcagaaaatttcgaataatttacaacaCCAAAAATTAGATTCAAACATGTTACACGCATGACTAATTAtttttatgcgcgtagaaaacaacatgtttgaatctagttttcggtactgtaaactattcggaattttttttaaatttacagatgctctaaatagctacaatatacacgatcataaaagaaaatcacgccgaaaattgttcacggattgagaaacactgagagccccactagtagggcttaaagtgaagcccctataaaaaaaattatcatttgtaTATTCACAATGTAATAACCCACATATTATTTGATTCATAATATATACTTTTATTCACATCTTGAGTTGTTAATAAAAAAGTCTAGTGAGATAATTTCTTACAAATATGCATGATATTTTATAGTCACGTATTGTTTTAGTTGTAATGAAAATGTTATCTTTAATCGCAAGTTATGTTGTCATTAAAAAGTAGCACTATTGACAGGATATTATTTTTCTGTTTATACTATTTTTACAGCTATAAATATATTTTAGCTAAATGGCACTATTGGCAGGAGACAAAAGTAGCAAGTTATGGATAATAGTTATTTTTGCTTCGATTTATCAATTGTATAATTATTTTGTGAAATTTTTAAAACATTAAAATGTTATTCTAAAAAAAGTAAAAACAATGTCCAAAAAAGGGTACCCCTTTTGGTAGTGATATAGACTTGTGTATGTTGGTGGGCCCACAGGaactaatttatttttatatttctttGCTAAGTTACATGTATTGATGGCTTTCCTCGCGTCAAGAAATATGCTTTTATTATTGGCCGGTAGAAATAAGCTTATTATTTCATCCACAAGGTAGTTGACGAAATAAAATTCAGAATCCTATTTACCAAATTTACCCGAGCAGCTCtgatcaaaaataaaatttaccgAGCAGTActtatatattatcattttacccCCTTTATTATCACTATGTTTGAAAGGGCTTGTCttaaatttataaccaaaaagaaaaaaagaatcgTTGCAGGCTTAAATTACTCCTATAAATTATGACGATGATTGTACATGCTATGCTTCCCATGCACGAACTTGAATTCTGTCATTACGTATTGGAGTTTCAGCAATGTGTATAAGACTATgtttcatatatacatatataacacaGATCACTaggactaatatatatatataaacaatgaTTACTAGTGTGGGCAACATTCACAGAATATAAGTAGGTGCATTTTTACTGCAGTCGTCTCCATTTTTCTTgactctttttatatatatatatatatatatatattatgagaCTGATAGAGAAAGCTCTTCGTAAAAGATTTAGATAAATTACTTATAAATGGCACTCTAATTTTTGTTAGCTAGAAAGAAAAGAATAATACGAACAAATTCGAAAAACTAAAATGTAGAGAGTACTGAAGAGAATGTTGCCAGAACGAACCACACATTGGGCACCCAAAACAGTCATTCAGAAGCGTTATTTAATTTCCTTATTGCCGGTTACCTGTCCACTTTTTTTaagcataaatatttaattactgTCCTTCGAAAAAAAAGCCATAAGTATTACTGTTCTTCAAAAAATAATTACTGTGTCGCTACGACAGGTCTAAAATACTCGTCTTTTCAATGTGTcttcttttaaaaacaatggtATTTACTCCACCTTTATTTTTGGAAtatggattttagtagaaaaataaaattataaattgcAAGAATTatgttttcttccttttttcttgGATTGAGTTTTACAATAGTATGTGAATGTGTTAAAAAAATAAACTTGCTTAACATAACTTTAAGAAATCCAGTATTTTTAAGTCATTTAGCAAACTAATTTTAAAAGGAataatttactaaaataaaaatttagGAAGGGGCATTATATTCACACCCTAAAAATTTATAAGTAAACTattgtttctttaaaaaaaaattaattacatattttttacttagtaaaatgactaaaaatatacatttttaaaTCTTAATTCTCTTCCTAAAATTTAACTTTTATGAGTACACCACACTTACTCAATCTCTAATATACTTatagattgaaaaataaaaattgaacaTTTTAAACCCTATAAACCATTCATCAATAGTGCAACAATTTGAAATTTCATCAATGAAAGATTCATCTAATGAAAagattttaaaatgtttaaaaaatttgGGGTGTCTTATTTTTCAAATAAGAGCATCTCCGGTAGTAGTTGCTTTACATAGTGCTTACTGACAAGTGGGTCCCTATGTGGACTTTTGATGACTTTTTAACAAATGTTGCCTAGTAACTGCTTGGCAACattgctcattgttttaaaaaaagaaaaaaaatgtgattggctgcttttaataaaaaaattaatatatgatCTTGAGAAGCAACTTCCATTGTTGTCTACATTGGATATGCTCTAACACCCTATATGGTAAATAGAGATGAGTGTCCttactaaatatatattttactAAATAAACTATGATAAACTTAGAACACTCACAATAGATGAGGTAAACTAGCTAATTttctaagaaaataaaaaagaatggtAAAAATGAGCTTCCAGTGAGCTAAATTTGagctatttaatatttttttacctTAATGAATAGTATTACTCTATATGTAGAGATAACTATTCATTgagttaaaaatattttattcttttttcttcctttctctttctatattaattatattttattttattttgtttatttctcCCTCCTCTTTaagtattttaataaataaaaataacaatatttaaataatgtagagaaaataaaaagaagtTGATATATAATGTAATGTAAATGTTTGatgtaaaatataaaaaataaggtTTTGTTGATGTATTTGAAAAAATAGTGTAGAGCATGCAGTAGAGTATAGTTATAAACTTTTGGGTTGAAAATATAAtgagaaaattacattttatatgagatttttaatagagtgtgcaaaaatatggtttttttcaaacaaaaaaaaaggttaatttatggctttttttttaaagaattttcacttttatgggttt
This genomic interval from Humulus lupulus chromosome 8, drHumLupu1.1, whole genome shotgun sequence contains the following:
- the LOC133795111 gene encoding zinc cluster transcription factor CZF1-like, with product MSADIVSYHGGDGGGQDPTDPSRIPSTCESEPERVMGTLYTEMRKRYSERKNIRHSHFQKYYSGNPNDLDSALNAIPDLCSKESWKEIVDLFLSPKFIARSTQNKKNRKEMKYLSTQGSKSMAAIRNEYDEPDEHAIDAWRDTHIKKSTKTWVSETCKELHEQMTQEMERQNIQSSQSGSESASSEGSTAKSIQYQVMDKVLGSRSDYQIGVGYRPRGKGKKSASSSTSRSSSQTQSQVPTNVTPEMMGVLAEMWVKMRDKVESGNFQTDSSLHDPRYESLLQQFLPSQQQGSTSNQSPGTSSMPQQLQQNSPNISGGSSQSPLFNYMFGLSSQFPQTQPMGSQFGGLPQQQQQQQQPMYSQFGSFMQQQPVYPHYGGSTQQPVYNQQYYTSPNQQQQQSPLIRPQPRPYYPSPLASQSHEVVFC